From the genome of Desulfonatronum thiosulfatophilum, one region includes:
- a CDS encoding M23 family metallopeptidase: MANLDSEHVPASFSLGGAERMGFTDQYATTHRQELLVRKMHNFLEQLRAEAKLEQIRQEELLAKLRDNQGFFASTPSIWPTDGWVTSDFGYRRSPFTDRREFHKGIDIAGPPGTPIYATAKGRVLSADRDGAYGLTVTIDHGSGIVTLYAHMQRINVKTGQDVSRGELIGYIGSTGRTTGPHLHYEVRLNGMPVDPKRYILN; the protein is encoded by the coding sequence ATGGCCAACCTTGATTCTGAACACGTTCCGGCTTCCTTCTCTCTGGGGGGGGCGGAAAGAATGGGATTTACGGACCAGTATGCGACAACCCATCGCCAGGAACTGCTGGTTCGTAAGATGCACAATTTTTTGGAGCAGTTGCGTGCAGAAGCTAAACTGGAGCAGATCCGTCAGGAGGAACTGCTTGCAAAATTGCGAGATAACCAAGGTTTTTTCGCGTCCACTCCTTCCATTTGGCCAACCGATGGCTGGGTGACGTCTGATTTTGGCTATCGCCGTTCTCCGTTCACGGACAGAAGGGAGTTCCACAAAGGGATCGATATCGCCGGCCCTCCAGGAACGCCGATCTACGCGACGGCCAAGGGGCGGGTTCTCTCCGCCGACAGGGATGGGGCCTACGGTTTGACCGTGACCATCGATCATGGTTCGGGCATCGTCACACTCTACGCGCACATGCAGCGGATCAACGTGAAAACGGGGCAGGATGTCAGTCGCGGCGAATTGATCGGCTACATTGGCAGCACCGGACGCACCACCGGTCCTCACCTGCATTACGAAGTCCGGTTGAACGGCATGCCGGTTGATCCCAAAAGATACATCCTGAATTAA